The following coding sequences lie in one Benincasa hispida cultivar B227 chromosome 6, ASM972705v1, whole genome shotgun sequence genomic window:
- the LOC120079430 gene encoding protein SUPPRESSOR OF MAX2 1-like, with product MRAGLSTIQQTLTPEAASVLNHSIAEAGRRNHGQTTPLHVAATLLSSPSGFLRQACIKSHPNSSHPLQCRALELCFSVALERLPTAQNASPGAEPPISNALMAALKRAQAHQRRGCPEQQQQPLLAVKVELEQLIISILDDPSVSRVMREASFSSPAVKATIEQSMNSPAPASSSPIGGLGFRPSPVGPPRNLYLNPRLQQQGSVAPPVQQRGEEVRKVFDILLRSKKRNPVLVGESEPEAVVKELLRRIENRELGDGTLGNVQIIHLEKEICSSDRLQIAGRLKELGDFVESRMENLNGGGGVILDMGDLKWLVQQPPATGGGSGSGAVQQQVVSEGGRAAVTEMGKLLAKYGNGSGSRLWLIGTATCETYLRCQVYHPSMENDWDLQAVPIAARAPLTGLFPRLGTTGILNSPIESLSSIKGFPTVTTIPMRPVMHENLDSSQKTSCCSQCMQNYERELEKFVANELDKPSSVPKTEGAKASTLPPWLQNAKAQDEDAKKPETTDNLDKELMRKQKTQELQKKWHDICFRLHPNFHNLNKFGSERTVPVSLPLTGLYGPNLLGHQPSQPKLQLNKGFGETLQLKTNPLLASKPSEKVVSILRPNSPVRTELALGRKNVGEILAEETHKERVKDFLGCISSEPENKVCELRSSKFVNTSDIDSYKRLFKGILEKVWWQQEAASALATSVTQFKLGNGKRRGTVPKGDMWLLFLGPDRVGKKKMATALAELVSGSNPVTICLGSKRSDGESDISIRGRTVLDRILEAVRRNRFSVIVLDDFDESDLLVCGSIRRAMERGRFTDSHGREISLGNIIFILTATWVPDDMKHLSNGNQLEEEKFASLARRTWQLKLSVSEQTVKRRGEWTHGEERCLKPRVETGSAIAFDLNESADAEDEKTDGSLNSSDVTTDHETEHGLNTRQLSFMTHSASREMFNTVDDAIVFKPVDFSPIKHNITSSINKKFSSIVGEKISLELQENALEKITSGVWLGNTNVDEWTEKYLVPSLKELKARLPTANAFESMVVKLESDSDLGCRSSESQLPCSIKVVVGEKL from the exons ATGAGAGCTGGGTTAAGTACGATTCAGCAGACTCTTACGCCGGAGGCGGCGAGTGTGCTGAATCATTCCATAGCTGAAGCCGGTCGCCGGAACCATGGCCAAACGACGCCGCTTCATGTGGCTGCAACGCTTCTCTCTTCACCGAGTGGGTTTCTCAGGCAAGCTTGTATCAAATCCCACCCAAATTCCTCGCATCCCCTTCAGTGCCGAGCTCTTGAGCTCTGTTTTAGCGTTGCCCTTGAGCGGCTTCCGACAGCTCAAAACGCTAGTCCCGGCGCTGAGCCGCCCATTTCCAACGCGCTTATGGCTGCCCTTAAGCGCGCCCAAGCTCACCAGCGCCGTGGCTGTCCGGAGCAACAGCAACAGCCGCTCTTAGCCGTCAAAGTTGAGCTCGAACAGTTAATTATCTCGATTCTTGATGACCCAAGTGTGAGCCGTGTTATGAGGGAGGCTAGTTTTTCTAGCCCCGCTGTTAAGGCCACCATTGAACAATCCATGAATTCACCGGCCCCGGCAAGTTCTTCGCCGATTGGGGGATTGGGGTTTCGACCTTCTCCGGTAGGACCGCCGAGGAATTTGTACTTAAATCCACGGCTGCAACAGCAGGGGAGCGTCGCCCCACCGGTGCAGCAGAGGGGGGAGGAAGTCCGGAAGGTGTTTGATATATTGCTCCGATCAAAGAAGAGGAATCCGGTGCTCGTGGGGGAGTCGGAGCCGGAGGCCGTGGTGAAGGAATTGTTGAGGAGAATTGAGAATAGAGAATTGGGGGATGGGACACTTGGTAATGTTCAGATAATTCATTTGGAGAAGGAGATCTGTTCTTCTGATAGGTTGCAGATTGCTGGTAGGCTTAAGGAATTGGGAGATTTCGTGGAGAGTAGAATGGAGAATTTAAATGGTGGTGGAGGGGTTATTCTTGATATGGGGGATTTGAAATGGCTGGTTCAGCAGCCACCTGCAACCGGGGGTGGTTCGGGGTCGGGTGCGGTGCAGCAGCAGGTTGTTTCGGAAGGTGGGCGTGCTGCAGTGACGGAGATGGGGAAGCTTCTTGCCAAGTATGGCAATGGTAGCGGTAGTCGGCTTTGGTTGATTGGTACTGCGACTTGTGAGACATATTTAAGGTGTCAAGTCTATCACCCTTCCATGGAGAATGATTGGGACTTGCAGGCTGTGCCCATTGCTGCCCGAGCACCTCTTACCGGATTGTTTCCGAG GCTTGGTACCACTGGGATTCTTAATAGTCCGATTGAATCATTATCCTCGATCAAGGGATTTCCGACAGTCACCACCATTCCGATGCGACCAGTGATGCATGAGAACCTGGATTCTTCTCAGAAAACAAGTTGTTGCTCTCAATGTATGCAAAATTATGAACGGGAACTGGAAAAATTTGTGGCCAATGAGCTGGACAAACCATCTTCTGTACCTAAAACGGAAGGAGCCAAAGCATCCACTCTCCCTCCGTGGCTGCAGAATGCAAAGGCCCAAGATGAAGATGCAAAGAAACCCGAAACAACCGAT AATTTGGATAAAGAACTGATGCGAAAGCAAAAGACTCAAGAACTACAGAAGAAATGGCACGATATATGCTTTCGTCTTCATCCTAATTTCCATAATCTGAACAAGTTTGGTTCAGAGAGAACTGTACCGGTGTCTCTTCCTTTAACAGGTTTGTACGGTCCGAACTTGCTCGGGCATCAACCTTCCCAACCAAAGTTACAATTGAATAAAGGATTTGGTGAAACCCTGCAACTGAAAACAAATCCACTTCTGGCTAGTAAACCATCTGAAAAAGTTGTATCGATTTTGCGACCGAATAGCCCTGTAAGGACAGAGTTGGCTCTTGGACGAAAGAATGTTGGTGAAATCTTGGCTGAGGAAACACACAAAGAGCGTGTGAAGGACTTTCTGGGTTGCATATCTTCTGAACCCGAGAACAAAGTCTGCGAACTACGGAGTAGTAAATTTGTCAATACATCGGATATTGACTCGTACAAGAGGCTTTTTAAAGGTATACTGGAGAAGGTATGGTGGCAGCAAGAAGCAGCATCTGCTTTGGCTACAAGTGTGACTCAGTTCAAATTGGGAAATGGAAAACGACGAGGTACGGTTCCGAAAGGAGACATGTGGCTCTTGTTCTTGGGTCCCGACCGAGTTGGAAAGAAGAAGATGGCAACTGCTCTTGCAGAGCTGGTATCTGGGTCCAATCCTGTAACCATTTGTCTTGGCTCAAAACGCAGTGATGGAGAATCAGATATCAGTATCCGTGGTAGAACCGTGTTAGATAGAATTTTGGAGGCGGTTAGAAGAAATCGATTTTCTGTCATTGTGCTTGACGATTTCGATGAATCTGATCTGTTGGTCTGTGGAAGCATAAGAAGGGCCATGGAGAGAGGTCGGTTCACCGATTCTCACGGCCGTGAAATCAGTCTTGGTAATATCATCTTCATCCTTACAGCAACCTGGGTACCGGATGATATGAAACACTTGTCTAACGGGAATCAGCTCGAGGAAGAGAAATTTGCTAGTTTAGCAAGAAGAACTTGGCAGTTGAAACTATCCGTTAGTGAGCAGACAGTTAAACGTCGAGGCGAATGGACGCACGGTGAAGAACGGTGTTTGAAACCCAGAGTAGAAACTGGTTCAGCCATAGCATTTGATCTCAACGAATCTGCAGATGCAGAGGATGAGAAAACAGACGGATCATTGAATTCCAGTGACGTAACAACTGATCACGAAACCGAGCACGGCCTCAACACTCGACAATTATCATTCATGACTCATTCAGCATCACGAGAGATGTTCAATACAGTCGACGATGCAATCGTCTTCAAACCAGTGGACTTCTCTCCAATCAAGCACAACATCACAAGCTCCATCAACAAGAAGTTTTCATCCATTGTTGGAGAGAAGATTTCACTTGAATTACAGGAGAATGCTCTTGAGAAAATCACTAGTGGGGTATGGCTCGGGAACACGAACGTCGATGAATGGACCGAGAAGTATCTCGTTCCAAGCTTGAAAGAGCTCAAAGCTCGCCTTCCGACTGCCAATGCCTTTGAGTCCATGGTGGTTAAGCTGGAGTCCGACAGCGACTTGGGTTGCCGGAGCTCAGAAAGTCAGCTGCCTTGTAGCATCAAGGTGGTTGTGGGGGAAAAACTGTGA